TGGTGCTTGGCATTGAGCACCTGATGCGGCACGCCGGCCTGGCGCAGGATGCCGGACAGCAGTTCCGAATTCTCGATCGAAGCGGTACCGACCAACACCGGCTTGCCGTGCTCGACGCAATACTTGATGTCCTCGACGATCGCCCCGAACTTCTCGCGGGCGGTGAGATAGACCAGATCGCCCATGTCGTTGCGGACCATCGGCCGGTTCGGCGGGACCATGACCACCTCGAGGCCATAGATCTGATGGAACTCCGGCGCCTCGGTGTCCGCCGTGCCCGTCATACCGGCCAGCTTCTCGTAAAGACGGAAATAATTCTGGAAGGTGATCGAGGCCAGCGTCTGGTTCTCGTTGTGCACCTGCACGTTTTCCTTCGCCTCCACCGCCTGGTGCAGCCCCTCGGACCAGCGCCGGCCGGGCATGGCGCGGCCCGTGAATTCGTCGACGATGATAATCTCGTCGTCACGCACGATGTAGTCCACGTCGCGCTGGAACAGCGCGTGCGCTTTCAGAGCGGCATTGATGTAGTGCATCAGGCGGATGTTGACGGCGTCGTAGAGGCTTTCTTCGGCGCCGATCAGCCCCTGTTCCACCATCACCCGCTCGATGGCCTCGTGCCCGCTCTCCGTCAGGTAAACCTGCCGCGCTTTTTCGTCCACCGAATAATCGCCCGGACCGCCTTCCTTTTCCTGGCGGATCAGATGAGGAATCAGGATGTTGACTTTGTGATAGAGATCGCTGCGGTCCTCGGTCGGGCCGGAGATGATCAGCGGCGTACGCGCCTCGTCGATGAGGATGGAGTCCACTTCGTCGACGATCGCGAAAAACGGATCGCGCTGCACCCGCTGATCCAGGGTGAACGCCATGTTGTCGCGCAGATAGTCGAAGCCGAATTCGTTGTTGGTGCCGTAGGTGATGTCGCAGGCATAGGCCTGGCGGCGCTGCTCCTGGTCCAGGTTGCTGACGATGACACCGGTGCTCAGGCCCAGGAAACCGTAAAGCTTGCCCATCCACTCGGCATCGCGCCGCGCCAGATAATCGTTCACCGTCACCACATGGCAGCCTTTGCCGGGCAACGCATTGAGGTAGGCGGCCAGGGTAGCGACCAGCGTCTTGCCTTCGCCGGTTTTCATCTCGGCGATCTTGCCGTCGTTCAGCACCATGGCGCCGATCAACTGAACGTCGAAATGGCGCATGTTCAGCACGCGCCGCGAAGCCTCCCGCACCACTGCGAAAGCCTCCACCAACAGTTCGTCGAGAGTCTCGCCGCTGCTCAGCCGCTCCCGGAATTCCAGGGTTTTCCGTCCCAGCGCCTCATCGGTCAGCGCCGCGATCGTGGGTTCGAGCTGGTTGATCTTCTTGACCAGACGCCTCTTGCGTTTGATGATGCGGTCGTTGCGGCTGCCGACGACCTTTCTGACAAGCTTGCCAAGCATGATTCGGTGAATTCCGGACGAAAACGTAATCCGCTCATAATACCGCAAAACCCGACCCCTGGAGAAATGCGGGGGCCGGCCGCCTGCGGGCGACCGGGCGGGCGAAATGGGGAAAGCGGCTGCGGCGGAATATAATCAGGCATCGGCAATCTCCCAGGCTTACTCCTTTCGGCACCATGAGCACCGCGGCAGCGGCTTTCGACATCAAGGCCTTCCTGGCGACCCTGACCGGTGCGCCCGGCGTCTATAAAATGCTGGACGGCAACGGCGAGGTGATCTACGTCGGCAAGGCCAAGAACCTGAAGAAGCGCGTGGCCAGCCACTTCGCCCAGCGCGACAATTCGCCCAAGCAGAACGCAATGGTGGCGCGGGTGCAGGCGATCGAGGTCACGGTGACCCGCACCGAGGGCGAGGCGCTGCTGCTGGAAAACCAGCTCATCAAGCGCCACAAGCCGCGCTACAACATCAACCTGCGCGACGA
This portion of the Methylococcus mesophilus genome encodes:
- the secA gene encoding preprotein translocase subunit SecA, which translates into the protein MLGKLVRKVVGSRNDRIIKRKRRLVKKINQLEPTIAALTDEALGRKTLEFRERLSSGETLDELLVEAFAVVREASRRVLNMRHFDVQLIGAMVLNDGKIAEMKTGEGKTLVATLAAYLNALPGKGCHVVTVNDYLARRDAEWMGKLYGFLGLSTGVIVSNLDQEQRRQAYACDITYGTNNEFGFDYLRDNMAFTLDQRVQRDPFFAIVDEVDSILIDEARTPLIISGPTEDRSDLYHKVNILIPHLIRQEKEGGPGDYSVDEKARQVYLTESGHEAIERVMVEQGLIGAEESLYDAVNIRLMHYINAALKAHALFQRDVDYIVRDDEIIIVDEFTGRAMPGRRWSEGLHQAVEAKENVQVHNENQTLASITFQNYFRLYEKLAGMTGTADTEAPEFHQIYGLEVVMVPPNRPMVRNDMGDLVYLTAREKFGAIVEDIKYCVEHGKPVLVGTASIENSELLSGILRQAGVPHQVLNAKHHEQEAHIIAQAGRPGAVTIATNMAGRGTDIVLGGSLEEDLAQADPALAEQVKAEWQRRHDAAVAAGGLHVIGSERHESRRIDNQLRGRSGRQGDPGSTRFYLSLEDPLMRIFASDRVAVLMQRLGMKEGESIEHPWVTRAIENAQRKVEARNFDIRKQLLEYDNVANDQRKVIYHMRTELMRADDISKTIEDIRHDVLGRMFVEHVPPHTLEEQWDAQGLEEVVGREIGLSLPIRQWLDDEPDLHEETLLERLIDEADAAYAAKVDAIGPQVMRHFEKSVMLQVLDNSWKEHLASMDHLRQGIHLRGYAQKDPKQEYKREAFEMFTGMLDGIKQEVVGIVSRVQVHSEEEVQEMEEQSRQPQEMQFQHAEVSALTMEEPPAAPDEAQDYAIPEGPRPFVRPGDKVGRNDPCPCGSGKKYKQCHGRLA